Proteins encoded together in one Venturia canescens isolate UGA chromosome 10, ASM1945775v1, whole genome shotgun sequence window:
- the hoe1 gene encoding P protein has product MGSDLSDDEDVLKTPKFARRSSRFSITQSTPGTGSSLMGSVILGPISDEVLRIWCQLPECIRLDPSLGAIQREYERIALTAGHSRSLCGPKPEDTVVVNMSITAHQSPSTKIKGAAAELGNDLGAHGRSYQNRSPVYRYSKLVLLICCWITFTVVLMAKGPKVPNMSDVVVSHGRIESYPIPEDPTSARVSIMLEGPFIAGSDGHIKTSGTTPRLIVWLEATGGRAMSDNASVKSHQNLRCSMNSTEEWIVPIFPVDAIDLAPITEQTRIFELKNLTDECSASSKQSIVVKVATDLPTNLSISIAYDLFPSNVEDGIAYGACVLVGLYIVIIFEVIHRALAAMMASTMSIAILTAFDARPSMAELISWIDIDTLLLLFSMMILVAIFAETGIFDYAAVYAFKVTGGKLWPLINILCFFTAFISSFLDNVSTVLLMTPVTIRLCEVKQLNPVPILTAMIVFSNIGGAATPVGDPPNVIIASNRDVAAAGVTFGTFTLHMGTGVVIVLAVVYAQLRFIFRDVSVLTFDEPQDVQELRHEIAVWQRAACSLSSYSKEENLVRSTLVKKIHRLSALLEKKLLTGSVAMEKYKTTLEELQEKYPITNRSLLIKSSIALTFVILLFFLHNLPSLHLSLGWIGLLGVLLLLVLADFQDIEAILARVEWSTLLFFASLFVLMEALSKLGLITWVGQLTENVIFTVSEESRLGVAIILILWVSALVSAFVDNVPLATMMVRISTNLANNEKLNLPLQPLVWALAFGACLGGNATLIGATANVVCAGVAEQHGYRFSFVKFFKVGFPIMVSSTATITVYLIVCHVVFDWN; this is encoded by the exons ATGGGAAGCGATTTGAGCGACGATGAAGATGTTCTCAAAACTCCAAAGTTCGCTCGAAGAAGCTCCAGATTTAGCATCACACAGTCTACACCAG GAACGGGCTCGTCGTTGATGGGCTCGGTAATTCTCGGCCCAATTTCGGACGAAGTTCTCCGAATATGGTGTCAGCTTCCGGAGTGTATTCGTCTCGATCCGAGTTTAGGAGCGATACAACGCGAATATGAGAGGATCGCGCTCACTGCAGGACACTC ACGATCTCTTTGCGGGCCAAAGCCGGAGGACACCGTTGTCGTAAACATGTCGATAACCGCTCATCAGTCGCCATCAACAAA GATCAAAGGCGCAGCAGCCGAACTAGGAAACGACCTCGGCGCTCATGGTCGGAGTTATCAAAACCGCAGCCCTGTTTATCGCTACTCGAAATTAGTGTTACTCATCTGTTGCTGGATCACATTTACT GTTGTTTTGATGGCCAAAGGTCCGAAGGTTCCAAACATGTCGGACGTCGTAGTTTCGCATGGTCGAATAGAAA GTTACCCAATTCCGGAAGATCCGACGAGTGCTCGCGTGAGCATCATGCTCGAGGGTCCATTTATAGCGGGGTCCGATGGTCACATAAAAACCAGTGGAACGACGCCTCGGTTGATCGTCTGGCTGGAGGCGACGGGAGGGCGAGCGATGAGCGACAATGCATCTGTCAAAAGCCACCAGAACCTTCGATGCTCGATG AATTCTACGGAAGAGTGGATCGTGCCGATTTTCCCGGTCGACGCGATCGACTTGGCGCCCATTACGGAGCAGACAAGAATCTTCGAATTGAAGAATCTCACCGACGAATGCAGCGCAAGTTCGAAGCAAAGCATCGTCGTTAAGGTGGCCACCGATTTACCTACGAACTTGTCGATCTCGATCGCTTACGATCTTTTCCCTTCGAATGTCGAGGACGGAATCGCCTACGGAGCTTGCGTTCTCGTCGGTCTTTACATCGTCATTATATTTgag GTCATTCACCGAGCTTTGGCAGCCATGATGGCTTCGACGATGtccatcgccattttgactgcTTTCGACGCG CGACCCTCGATGGCGGAGCTCATATCTTGGATCGACATCGACACCCTCCTCCTTCTGTTCTCGATGATGATACTCGTCGCCATTTTTGCTGAGACAGGAATATTCGACTACGCAGCAGTCTACGCGTTCAAA GTAACCGGTGGGAAACTGTGGCCGTTGATCAACATCCTCTGTTTCTTCACTGCCTTCATTTCATCCTTCCTCGACAACGTGAGCACCGTTTTGCTCATGACCCCCGTGACCATAAGGCTCTGCGAAGTTAAGCAACTGAATCCTGTGCCGATCCTGACGGCTATGATTGTTTTTTCTAATATCGGAGGAGCCGCGACGCCTGTCGGGGATCCACCGAACGTCATAATTGCGTCGAACCGAGATGTCGCCGCTGCG GGCGTAACCTTCGGCACTTTCACGCTGCACATGGGAACGGGAGTGGTGATCGTCCTCGCTGTCGTTTACGCCCAACTGCGATTTATCTTCCGAGACGTTTCGGTTTTGACGTTCGACGAGCCTCAAGACGTCCAGGAACTGCGCCACGAAATCGCCGTTTGGCAGCGAGCTGCCTGCAGCCTCTCAAGTTACAGCAAAGAGGAAAATCTCGTGCGTTCGActctcgtgaaaaaaattcatcggttGAGCGCActgctcgaaaaaaaattactcacCGGAAGCGTCGCTATGGAAAAGTACAAAACTACCCTCGAGGAACTTCAGGAAAAG TACCCAATCACGAACCGATCGCTCCTCATCAAATCAAGCATCGCCCTCACTTTCGTCATTCTTCTATTTTTCCTTCACAACCTGCCCAGCTTGCATCTCTCCCTTGGCTGGATCGGCCTTCTCGGCGTTCTCTTGCTCCTGGTCCTCGCTGATTTTCAGGATATCGAAGCCATCCTTGCCAGAGTCGAGTGGAGCACTCTACTGTTTTTCGCCTCCTTGTTTGTCCTCATGGAA GCTCTTTCAAAATTGGGGCTAATCACATGGGTCGGACAGCTAAcggaaaatgtgattttcacTGTTAGCGAAGAATCGCGTCTCGGCGTtgcgattattttgattttatggGTTTCGGCGTTGGTCAGTGCTTTCGTGGACAACGTGCCATTGGCAACGATGATGGTCagaatttcaacgaatttgGCGAACAACGAAAAGCTCAATTTGCCACTTCAACCGTTGGTTTGGGCCCTCGCCTTTGGGGCTTGTCTCGGAG GCAACGCCACTCTCATTGGAGCGACCGCTAACGTTGTTTGCGCCGGAGTCGCTGAACAGCACGGTTATCGATTTTcgttcgttaaatttttcaa GGTTGGTTTTCCTATAATGGTTTCGAGCACAGCAACCATAACGGTATATTTGATCGTGTGCCACGTAGTCTTCGATTGGAACTGA
- the LOC122417395 gene encoding uncharacterized protein isoform X1 has product MRFLVILFFAIVAVATAAVEPGEKSEPAQQSCEPGKPFMNYCNRCICEQDGTPGPCTRMYCDRKLWNRNGTMKELLSVILVDDEWEDRPDYEKEENSGDARDDEEEERLDDESRERLVQKRQVCVPGTTYRNYCNTCTCNEDGSSSKCTKMRCGNGEFERNGQRPYVHYDLHLRKSPTGSKSNRDGSYVDNGPETRDLARAEMAVEQIRNFANMGCEPGKRFMHYCNSCRCSKSGIGARCTTKACPADADKRDGSLRADASESSTATPKQPQNGSLSRRKRDFDSIDFATLKCEPGKSFKHYCNTCTCSLTGVGAGCTYAACPPDLYNLDGSLKTTTTEESDNIDFATIKCQAEKEFKHFCNTCRCSRSGVGAACTYKECAPGVYYRNGTRKAAPLQRERCTAKWCDPEVYNQDGTFKVPITVGNFNFPAIKCEARKKFFYHCNRCQCSETGVGATCTNKACPFGVYNIDGSLKARENHLIFEGMTCEPGQRFPDYCNTCSCSLTGVGASCTNRICPYELYNRNGSFKTITRQNSDDDFAHMRCSPNEFFKHYCKDCWCSATGIGASCSDNACTPGEYYRDGTPKVRRDPAYFRYDLD; this is encoded by the exons ATGCGGTTTCTCGTAATCCTCTTTTTCGCCATCGTCGCAGTGGCGACCG CAGCCGTAGAGCCGGGTGAGAAATCGGAGCCAGCGCAGCAGTCGTGCGAGCCCGGAAAACCGTTTATGAACTACTGCAATCGTTGTATATGCGAGCAAGATGGAACGCCGGGTCCCTGCACGAGGATGTATTGCGACAGAAAACTGTGGAATCGCAATGGCACGATGAAAGAACTTCTCAGCGTAATTTTGGTCGATGACGAATGGGAAGATCGTCCGGACTATGAGAAGGAGGAGAATTCCGGGGATGCGAGAGacgacgaggaggaggagcgTCTCGACGACGAGTCGCGGGAGCGACTCGTTCAGAAGCGTCAGGTTTGCGTGCCAGGTACAACCTACCGAAATTACTGCAACACTTGCACCTGCAACGAAGACGGAAGCTCGAGCAAGTGCACGAAGATGAGATGCGGGAACGGCGAGTTCGAGAGAAACGGCCAGAGGCCCTACGTCCATTACGATTTACACTTGCGTAAGAGTCCGACGGGCTCGAAATCGAACCGTGACGGAAGTTACGTGGACAACGGCCCCGAGACCAGGGACCTTGCCAGAGCGGAAATGGCGGTCGAACAGATTCGGAATTTTGCCAACATGGGGTGCGAGCCCGGCAAAAGATTCATGCACTATTGCAACAGTTGTCGTTGTTCAAAATCCGGAATCGGTGCACGTTGTACGACCAAGGCTTGTCCAGCCGACGCTGACAAGAGGGACGGGAGCTTGAGAGCCGACGCGAGCGAAAGTAGCACTGCGACACCAAAGCAGCCTCAGAACGGCTCCCTTTCCAGAAGGAAACGCGATTTCGACAGCATCGATTTCGCAACCCTCAAATGCGAGCCCGGAAAAAGCTTCAAACACTATTGCAACACCTGCACGTGTTCCTTGACCGGAGTTGGCGCAGGCTGCACTTACGCAGCGTGCCCGCCCGACCTCTATAATCTCGACGGCTCCTTAAAAACCACCACGACCGAAGAAAGCGATAACATTGACTTCGCAACCATCAAGTGCCAGGCTGAAAAAGAATTCAAACACTTTTGCAACACCTGCAGGTGTTCCCGGAGCGGAGTAGGCGCAGCCTGCACTTATAAAGAGTGCGCGCCCGGCGTCTACTATCGAAATGGCACTCGCAAAGCGGCTCCCCTGCAGAGAGAACGCTGCACTGCTAAATGGTGCGACCCCGAAGTCTACAATCAAGACGGCACTTTCAAAGTGCCAATAACAGTAGGAAACTTTAATTTTCCAGCGATTAAATGCGAGGCTAGAAAGAAGTTCTTTTACCATTGCAACCGGTGTCAGTGCTCCGAAACCGGCGTTGGTGCAACCTGCACCAATAAAGCCTGTCCATTCGGCGTCTACAATATCGATGGAAGTTTGAAAGCGAGAGaaaatcatttgatttttgaaggCATGACGTGCGAGCCTGGACAAAGATTTCCAGACTATTGCAACACCTGTTCGTGCTCCCTCACCGGAGTCGGTGCGAGCTGCACCAACAGAATCTGCCCATATGAGCTCTATAATCGCAACGGCAGTTTCAAAACTATTACGAGGCAAAATAGCGACGATGATTTTGCGCACATGCGGTGCTCCCCCAACGAGTTCTTCAAACATTACTGCAAGGATTGCTGGTGCTCGGCGACGGGAATAGGAGCATCTTGCTCCGATAACGCATGCACGCCTGGCGAGTACTATCGCGACGGTACCCCCAAAGTGAGGAGGGATCCGGCCTACTTCAGGTACGATTTGGACTAG
- the LOC122417395 gene encoding uncharacterized protein isoform X2, translating into MRFLVILFFAIVAVATAVEPGEKSEPAQQSCEPGKPFMNYCNRCICEQDGTPGPCTRMYCDRKLWNRNGTMKELLSVILVDDEWEDRPDYEKEENSGDARDDEEEERLDDESRERLVQKRQVCVPGTTYRNYCNTCTCNEDGSSSKCTKMRCGNGEFERNGQRPYVHYDLHLRKSPTGSKSNRDGSYVDNGPETRDLARAEMAVEQIRNFANMGCEPGKRFMHYCNSCRCSKSGIGARCTTKACPADADKRDGSLRADASESSTATPKQPQNGSLSRRKRDFDSIDFATLKCEPGKSFKHYCNTCTCSLTGVGAGCTYAACPPDLYNLDGSLKTTTTEESDNIDFATIKCQAEKEFKHFCNTCRCSRSGVGAACTYKECAPGVYYRNGTRKAAPLQRERCTAKWCDPEVYNQDGTFKVPITVGNFNFPAIKCEARKKFFYHCNRCQCSETGVGATCTNKACPFGVYNIDGSLKARENHLIFEGMTCEPGQRFPDYCNTCSCSLTGVGASCTNRICPYELYNRNGSFKTITRQNSDDDFAHMRCSPNEFFKHYCKDCWCSATGIGASCSDNACTPGEYYRDGTPKVRRDPAYFRYDLD; encoded by the exons ATGCGGTTTCTCGTAATCCTCTTTTTCGCCATCGTCGCAGTGGCGACCG CCGTAGAGCCGGGTGAGAAATCGGAGCCAGCGCAGCAGTCGTGCGAGCCCGGAAAACCGTTTATGAACTACTGCAATCGTTGTATATGCGAGCAAGATGGAACGCCGGGTCCCTGCACGAGGATGTATTGCGACAGAAAACTGTGGAATCGCAATGGCACGATGAAAGAACTTCTCAGCGTAATTTTGGTCGATGACGAATGGGAAGATCGTCCGGACTATGAGAAGGAGGAGAATTCCGGGGATGCGAGAGacgacgaggaggaggagcgTCTCGACGACGAGTCGCGGGAGCGACTCGTTCAGAAGCGTCAGGTTTGCGTGCCAGGTACAACCTACCGAAATTACTGCAACACTTGCACCTGCAACGAAGACGGAAGCTCGAGCAAGTGCACGAAGATGAGATGCGGGAACGGCGAGTTCGAGAGAAACGGCCAGAGGCCCTACGTCCATTACGATTTACACTTGCGTAAGAGTCCGACGGGCTCGAAATCGAACCGTGACGGAAGTTACGTGGACAACGGCCCCGAGACCAGGGACCTTGCCAGAGCGGAAATGGCGGTCGAACAGATTCGGAATTTTGCCAACATGGGGTGCGAGCCCGGCAAAAGATTCATGCACTATTGCAACAGTTGTCGTTGTTCAAAATCCGGAATCGGTGCACGTTGTACGACCAAGGCTTGTCCAGCCGACGCTGACAAGAGGGACGGGAGCTTGAGAGCCGACGCGAGCGAAAGTAGCACTGCGACACCAAAGCAGCCTCAGAACGGCTCCCTTTCCAGAAGGAAACGCGATTTCGACAGCATCGATTTCGCAACCCTCAAATGCGAGCCCGGAAAAAGCTTCAAACACTATTGCAACACCTGCACGTGTTCCTTGACCGGAGTTGGCGCAGGCTGCACTTACGCAGCGTGCCCGCCCGACCTCTATAATCTCGACGGCTCCTTAAAAACCACCACGACCGAAGAAAGCGATAACATTGACTTCGCAACCATCAAGTGCCAGGCTGAAAAAGAATTCAAACACTTTTGCAACACCTGCAGGTGTTCCCGGAGCGGAGTAGGCGCAGCCTGCACTTATAAAGAGTGCGCGCCCGGCGTCTACTATCGAAATGGCACTCGCAAAGCGGCTCCCCTGCAGAGAGAACGCTGCACTGCTAAATGGTGCGACCCCGAAGTCTACAATCAAGACGGCACTTTCAAAGTGCCAATAACAGTAGGAAACTTTAATTTTCCAGCGATTAAATGCGAGGCTAGAAAGAAGTTCTTTTACCATTGCAACCGGTGTCAGTGCTCCGAAACCGGCGTTGGTGCAACCTGCACCAATAAAGCCTGTCCATTCGGCGTCTACAATATCGATGGAAGTTTGAAAGCGAGAGaaaatcatttgatttttgaaggCATGACGTGCGAGCCTGGACAAAGATTTCCAGACTATTGCAACACCTGTTCGTGCTCCCTCACCGGAGTCGGTGCGAGCTGCACCAACAGAATCTGCCCATATGAGCTCTATAATCGCAACGGCAGTTTCAAAACTATTACGAGGCAAAATAGCGACGATGATTTTGCGCACATGCGGTGCTCCCCCAACGAGTTCTTCAAACATTACTGCAAGGATTGCTGGTGCTCGGCGACGGGAATAGGAGCATCTTGCTCCGATAACGCATGCACGCCTGGCGAGTACTATCGCGACGGTACCCCCAAAGTGAGGAGGGATCCGGCCTACTTCAGGTACGATTTGGACTAG